A section of the Thauera chlorobenzoica genome encodes:
- a CDS encoding branched-chain amino acid ABC transporter permease, whose amino-acid sequence MDLLGLANYAVFIAILIGIYALLALGLNIQWGLSGLFNAGIAGFFAIGAYTSAILTSLPAAGRVGGFAWPLLAGWAAAMAVAALIAWPIGKVCLRFRSDYLAIATIGVAEIIRLVIRTEGWLTGGVRGVTGVPRPFGDLDYMPSQLAYLAIVLVLVLVAYLLVERQLKAPWGRMMRAIRDNEHAAAAMGKDVAARRLQAFVFGSALMGLAGALFVHFNRSITPEAIDPMIATFLVWIMLILGGAGNNRGAILGAALIWIIWSVSELLTDRLPTALAIQAKYARVFIIGLTLQLVLRFRPEGLLPERRGGGAPPPG is encoded by the coding sequence ATGGATCTCCTCGGCCTCGCCAACTACGCGGTCTTCATCGCCATCCTGATCGGCATCTACGCCCTGCTCGCGCTCGGGCTGAACATCCAGTGGGGCTTGAGCGGCCTGTTCAACGCCGGCATCGCCGGCTTCTTCGCGATCGGCGCGTACACTTCGGCGATCCTCACCAGCCTGCCCGCGGCGGGGCGGGTGGGCGGCTTCGCGTGGCCGCTGCTTGCCGGCTGGGCGGCGGCGATGGCGGTCGCGGCGCTGATCGCGTGGCCGATCGGCAAGGTCTGCCTGCGCTTCCGCTCCGACTACCTCGCCATCGCCACCATCGGCGTCGCCGAGATCATCCGCCTCGTGATCCGCACCGAAGGCTGGCTCACCGGCGGCGTGCGCGGCGTCACCGGGGTGCCGCGCCCGTTCGGCGATCTCGACTACATGCCGTCGCAGCTCGCCTACCTGGCGATCGTGCTGGTGCTGGTGCTGGTCGCCTACCTGCTCGTCGAGCGCCAGCTGAAGGCGCCCTGGGGGCGGATGATGCGCGCCATCCGCGACAACGAGCACGCTGCCGCGGCGATGGGCAAGGACGTCGCCGCGCGCCGCCTGCAGGCCTTCGTCTTCGGCTCCGCGCTGATGGGGCTGGCGGGGGCGCTGTTCGTCCATTTCAACCGCTCGATCACGCCCGAGGCGATCGATCCGATGATCGCCACCTTCCTGGTCTGGATCATGCTGATCCTTGGCGGGGCGGGCAACAACCGCGGCGCCATTCTCGGCGCGGCCCTGATCTGGATCATCTGGTCGGTGTCGGAGCTGCTCACCGACCGCCTGCCGACTGCGCTGGCGATCCAGGCCAAATATGCACGTGTGTTCATCATCGGCCTCACCCTGCAGCTGGTGCTGCGCTTCCGTCCCGAGGGCCTGCTGCCCGAGCGCCGGGGCGGCGGCGCGCCCCCGCCCGGGTAA
- a CDS encoding ABC transporter substrate-binding protein has protein sequence MNKKTIASFVGVALGAAVAVAPAHAQNVRIGLLGGISGPIAAMAPPMIQASQLAVAQINAQGGILKGGKLEVVVGDSACNPQNATDAATKAVNIDRILATVGPHCSGAVLAAANSVTVPAGVLMVTPSATSPEVTKIKDKDLVFRTVPSDDYQGRALARTLKARGIAKVAVAYLNNDYGKGLAEAFKAEFEAGGGTLAGYSGHEDGKASYRSDLAQLARGGADTLVIFDYGDGTGLTILRQALENNFFKTFIGADGMKSEAVIRALGEQNLGTFFSSAPVGEASSSLDAFRTAFRAGGGDPEAIFVTTSYDAAFLVALAIEQAGGDRSKLSAALRAVASAPGEPILAGEWAKARELIAAGQEIDYKGAAGDHEFDPAGDVPGRYAFFKVSGGTYEAIAEMK, from the coding sequence GTGAATAAAAAGACCATCGCAAGCTTCGTCGGCGTGGCGCTCGGTGCCGCCGTGGCGGTCGCTCCCGCCCATGCGCAGAATGTCAGGATCGGGCTGCTCGGCGGCATCTCGGGGCCGATCGCGGCGATGGCCCCGCCGATGATCCAGGCCTCGCAGCTGGCGGTCGCGCAGATCAACGCCCAAGGCGGCATCCTCAAGGGCGGCAAGCTCGAGGTGGTGGTCGGCGACAGCGCCTGCAACCCGCAGAATGCCACCGACGCCGCGACCAAGGCGGTCAACATCGACCGCATCCTCGCCACCGTCGGCCCGCACTGCTCGGGGGCGGTGCTGGCCGCGGCCAACTCGGTGACCGTGCCGGCCGGGGTGCTGATGGTGACGCCCTCGGCCACTTCGCCGGAAGTCACCAAAATCAAGGACAAGGACCTGGTGTTCCGCACCGTGCCGTCCGACGACTACCAGGGCCGCGCCCTGGCGCGTACGCTCAAGGCGCGCGGCATCGCCAAGGTGGCGGTGGCCTACCTCAACAACGACTACGGCAAGGGCCTGGCCGAAGCGTTCAAGGCTGAGTTCGAGGCCGGCGGCGGCACCCTCGCGGGCTATTCCGGCCACGAGGACGGCAAGGCCTCCTACCGCTCCGACCTTGCCCAGCTCGCCCGCGGCGGCGCCGACACCCTGGTGATCTTCGACTACGGCGACGGCACCGGCCTCACCATTTTGCGCCAGGCGCTGGAGAACAATTTCTTCAAGACCTTCATCGGCGCCGACGGGATGAAGTCCGAAGCGGTGATCCGCGCGCTCGGCGAGCAGAACCTGGGCACCTTCTTCAGCTCCGCGCCGGTGGGCGAGGCCTCGTCCTCGCTCGACGCCTTCCGCACCGCGTTCCGCGCCGGTGGCGGCGATCCGGAAGCGATCTTCGTCACCACCTCCTACGATGCCGCCTTCCTCGTCGCGCTCGCGATCGAGCAGGCCGGCGGCGACCGGAGCAAGCTGTCGGCCGCCCTGCGCGCGGTGGCTTCGGCGCCGGGCGAACCGATCCTCGCCGGCGAGTGGGCGAAGGCCAGGGAGCTGATCGCCGCAGGCCAGGAGATCGACTACAAGGGTGCGGCCGGCGACCACGAGTTCGACCCGGCCGGGGACGTCCCCGGGCGCTACGCCTTCTTCAAGGTCAGTGGCGGCACGTACGAGGCCATCGCCGAGATGAAGTAG
- the bamE gene encoding outer membrane protein assembly factor BamE domain-containing protein, with translation MKRLLGCLCALLSAIGITACDYLNVRQLQPGVSTAAEVRERFGPPHMEWRNEDGSTTWEYSRQPEGVECFMITVGGDGVLRGIEQVLNEETFARVENGMNGDQVRRLLGKPASSQFFQLKRETVWEWKIDDGQAGGEPAYFTVSFNNDGRVTGTGRYTRYRGH, from the coding sequence ATGAAACGCCTGCTCGGCTGCTTGTGTGCCCTGCTGTCGGCGATCGGCATCACCGCCTGCGACTACCTCAATGTCCGCCAGCTGCAGCCCGGGGTGTCCACCGCGGCCGAAGTGCGCGAGCGCTTCGGCCCGCCGCATATGGAGTGGCGCAACGAGGACGGCTCCACCACCTGGGAATACAGCCGCCAGCCCGAAGGGGTGGAGTGCTTCATGATCACCGTTGGCGGCGACGGCGTCCTGCGCGGAATCGAGCAGGTATTGAACGAGGAGACCTTCGCCCGGGTCGAAAACGGTATGAACGGCGACCAGGTGCGCCGCCTGCTGGGCAAGCCGGCCTCCAGCCAGTTCTTTCAGCTCAAGCGGGAAACGGTGTGGGAATGGAAGATCGACGACGGCCAGGCCGGCGGCGAGCCGGCTTATTTCACCGTGTCCTTCAACAACGATGGCCGGGTGACGGGCACCGGGCGCTACACCCGGTATCGCGGACACTGA